From a single Paenibacillus sp. FSL R5-0345 genomic region:
- a CDS encoding spore germination protein translates to MWSKIVSYIPDWTIFIQAAITLLFPIGIYYLYKHLYFYVGSGRSKESGANSQDAELKKTDNGEANQQQPKTTVFIQNYDADLAVIRTALEGNSDVHFREFTVKGIQARAALVYVEGMQDEELINQQVLQNLMFAGEMQASEGIYTFMKQNMLPLAQLSDARDLDHLQESVLFGYTALIVEGMREMLLVGFPHGAVRSINEPTSEALLRGPRIGFTEVLSENTSMLRRQGLNKNLEMKRVEVGSEIKKDLIIAYMKNIVNPDLLQEVKDRISKIDMDFILESGYVEQLIEDDYLSPFQQTQNTERPDRVIASLLEGRVAILLDGTPFALIVPVTFSMLLQSPEDYYERWFPGTLLRVLRFCASFLALLAPALYISFISFHPGLIPTQLAISIIETRQGVPFPALIEVLILEISIEILREAGIRLPKPIGPAMGIVGGLIIGDAAVQAGIVSPFLVIVVAVTAISSFSIPMYSAGITLRILRFAGMLFAAVLGMFGTILFFLLICSHLTRLSSFGVPYITPISPFRGSDWKDLFVRAPLSIMKRRPEMLKTQKKKRRS, encoded by the coding sequence ATGTGGTCTAAAATAGTCTCTTATATTCCGGATTGGACAATTTTCATTCAGGCGGCGATCACGCTGCTCTTTCCCATAGGGATTTATTATCTTTACAAGCATTTGTATTTCTATGTTGGAAGCGGACGCTCCAAGGAATCAGGGGCTAACTCTCAGGATGCGGAGCTAAAGAAGACAGACAATGGGGAAGCAAATCAACAGCAGCCTAAGACTACAGTGTTTATCCAAAATTACGATGCCGACCTTGCGGTGATAAGAACGGCATTGGAGGGAAACAGTGATGTGCATTTCCGTGAATTTACAGTCAAAGGTATTCAGGCACGTGCCGCATTGGTCTATGTGGAGGGTATGCAGGATGAAGAACTAATCAATCAACAGGTGTTGCAAAATCTGATGTTTGCCGGTGAAATGCAGGCTTCAGAAGGAATATACACCTTCATGAAACAGAATATGCTCCCGCTAGCTCAGCTTAGTGATGCCAGAGATTTGGACCATCTACAGGAGTCTGTCCTGTTTGGATATACCGCACTGATTGTTGAAGGTATGCGAGAGATGCTTCTAGTTGGCTTTCCACATGGGGCTGTGCGCTCGATTAATGAGCCGACTTCGGAGGCTTTACTGCGAGGACCACGGATTGGCTTTACCGAAGTGCTCAGTGAGAATACCTCTATGCTGCGGCGACAAGGGCTCAATAAGAATCTGGAAATGAAAAGGGTTGAAGTAGGTAGCGAAATCAAGAAGGATCTGATTATTGCTTATATGAAAAACATTGTAAATCCTGATCTGCTACAGGAAGTGAAGGACCGCATCTCCAAAATTGATATGGATTTCATTCTGGAATCTGGCTATGTAGAGCAGTTGATCGAGGATGATTATTTAAGTCCGTTTCAGCAAACACAGAACACGGAAAGACCCGATCGTGTGATTGCCTCCTTATTAGAAGGAAGAGTTGCCATTTTGCTTGATGGCACACCGTTTGCACTTATTGTTCCGGTGACGTTCAGTATGCTTTTGCAGTCTCCTGAGGATTACTATGAGCGCTGGTTTCCAGGAACACTATTACGGGTGCTACGGTTTTGCGCATCATTTCTGGCTCTGTTAGCCCCGGCGCTGTATATTTCTTTTATCTCCTTTCATCCGGGGCTAATTCCTACACAACTGGCGATTTCCATTATCGAAACACGCCAAGGTGTACCCTTTCCTGCTTTAATTGAAGTGTTGATTCTGGAGATTTCTATTGAAATCTTACGTGAAGCTGGAATTCGTCTGCCGAAGCCCATAGGTCCGGCAATGGGAATTGTCGGAGGTCTGATCATTGGAGATGCCGCGGTACAGGCCGGTATTGTAAGTCCCTTTCTAGTAATTGTCGTAGCCGTGACAGCGATCTCTTCGTTTTCCATACCGATGTACAGTGCCGGCATTACCCTCCGGATCTTACGATTCGCAGGCATGTTATTTGCGGCGGTCCTGGGCATGTTCGGAACCATCCTGTTTTTTCTGCTGATTTGCAGTCATCTGACTCGACTTTCAAGCTTCGGGGTTCCTTACATCACCCCTATCTCGCCTTTCCGGGGAAGTGACTGGAAGGATTTATTCGTCCGTGCGCCGTTATCCATCATGAAGCGAAGACCAGAGATGCTGAAGACCCAAAAGAAAAAGCGCAGATCCTAG
- a CDS encoding DEAD/DEAH box helicase, which produces MSDNPFYRLAPFIKEFIYKNRWETLREAQVDACRVLFDTPHHLLIASGTASGKTEAAFFPALTELYERPSGSVGILYIAPLKALINDQFTRLNDLLREGNIPVWHWHGDVPQADKTKLVQNPSGVLQITPESLEGLLMNRPNAIPALFHDLRYIVIDEVHAFMGADRGIQVLSQLARISRMAGCHPRRVGLSATLSDYASVTEWLAAGTRESVEVSAPQGGRKLRLSVEHFSFPDARDEVQAEHLERAKQSYYDFIYDHTHLKKALIFTNSRSDAETATLELRRTAAKRGERDVFHVHHGSISAMLREETEAALRQGSGPAVAAATLTLELGIDLGELERVLQVGAPYSCASFVQRLGRSGRRGDAASEMIFVTPEEEDEEAQLPARMPWTLLRAIAVIELYVREKWVEPLVVRQLPVGLLYHQTMSILKSMGEAEPEDLKEAVLSLPSFNSIDPADYDIFMTYMLGMGQIEKMDEGSLIIGMAGEKIVNNFRFYAVFKDDEEHVVYNGTEEIGSITTVPPPGYCFTLAGKLWKVEEVDNRHKAVYVKTSRGKVDTLWLGAGGDVHTRIMTKIREVLGATALYPYLAPSAAARLERARRLAKESGLLERSVMPAGGDSLFILPWAGSRQFRTLERLLKNNLKSSQGLRSIVPMEPYYMVVAGKTDAETLEAEIIAESMAASDPLSLLSPDEAPYLGKYDEFIPHELLRKAFSLDGLDVPGLLEVLKHWRQPQ; this is translated from the coding sequence ATGAGTGATAATCCGTTTTATAGGCTGGCTCCCTTCATTAAAGAGTTTATTTATAAAAATCGCTGGGAGACGTTGCGTGAGGCGCAGGTGGATGCCTGCCGAGTGCTGTTTGATACGCCGCATCACTTACTGATTGCTTCGGGTACTGCTTCAGGTAAGACTGAGGCGGCTTTTTTTCCAGCGCTTACTGAGTTATATGAACGTCCTTCCGGTTCGGTCGGTATTCTATATATTGCTCCCTTGAAAGCATTGATTAACGATCAATTTACACGGCTGAACGATTTGCTCCGTGAAGGCAATATTCCGGTGTGGCACTGGCATGGGGATGTTCCGCAAGCCGATAAGACGAAACTGGTGCAGAATCCTTCCGGCGTGCTACAGATTACCCCTGAATCGCTTGAAGGACTATTGATGAACCGCCCGAATGCTATTCCGGCGCTGTTCCATGACTTGCGTTACATAGTCATTGATGAGGTGCATGCCTTTATGGGTGCTGATCGGGGGATTCAGGTTCTGAGTCAGCTGGCGAGAATCTCACGAATGGCGGGATGTCATCCGCGCAGAGTCGGTCTATCGGCTACGCTTAGCGACTATGCTTCGGTGACGGAGTGGCTGGCGGCAGGGACGCGGGAGAGCGTAGAGGTGTCCGCTCCACAAGGCGGGCGTAAGCTCCGTTTAAGTGTGGAGCATTTCTCTTTCCCGGATGCACGGGATGAAGTGCAGGCAGAGCATTTAGAACGCGCGAAGCAGTCTTACTACGATTTCATTTACGATCATACGCATCTTAAGAAAGCGTTGATCTTCACGAATAGCCGCTCGGATGCGGAGACGGCGACCCTTGAGCTGCGGAGAACGGCCGCGAAGCGTGGGGAACGGGATGTTTTTCACGTTCACCATGGCAGCATCTCCGCAATGCTCCGCGAAGAGACGGAAGCCGCGCTGCGGCAAGGCTCCGGACCTGCAGTTGCGGCAGCGACATTGACGCTGGAGCTGGGCATTGATCTAGGAGAGCTGGAGCGGGTGCTCCAGGTCGGCGCTCCCTATAGCTGCGCAAGCTTTGTGCAGCGACTCGGTCGCTCGGGCAGGCGCGGTGACGCCGCATCCGAGATGATCTTTGTCACGCCCGAGGAAGAGGATGAGGAAGCGCAGCTTCCGGCAAGGATGCCTTGGACGCTCCTTCGAGCGATAGCGGTTATAGAGCTATATGTGCGCGAGAAGTGGGTTGAACCACTGGTGGTGCGCCAGCTGCCAGTTGGGCTGTTATACCATCAGACGATGAGCATATTGAAGAGTATGGGGGAGGCGGAGCCGGAGGATTTAAAGGAGGCTGTACTGAGCTTGCCTTCCTTCAATAGTATTGATCCCGCGGATTACGACATCTTCATGACTTATATGCTGGGCATGGGGCAAATCGAGAAGATGGATGAAGGCAGCTTGATTATTGGGATGGCGGGAGAAAAGATAGTGAACAATTTCCGCTTCTACGCAGTATTCAAAGACGATGAGGAGCATGTTGTCTATAACGGAACAGAGGAGATTGGATCTATTACAACGGTACCACCGCCAGGTTATTGTTTTACTCTGGCAGGGAAGCTTTGGAAGGTAGAAGAGGTCGATAATCGCCATAAAGCTGTTTATGTAAAAACTTCACGCGGTAAGGTGGATACGCTGTGGCTTGGAGCGGGTGGAGATGTACATACACGTATCATGACCAAAATCCGCGAAGTCTTAGGGGCTACTGCGTTATATCCGTATTTAGCTCCGAGTGCGGCTGCGCGTCTTGAACGAGCCCGCCGTTTAGCGAAGGAGAGTGGATTGCTTGAACGCTCCGTTATGCCCGCAGGAGGAGATTCGTTGTTTATTCTGCCATGGGCGGGTAGTCGGCAGTTCCGCACACTGGAGCGCCTTCTCAAGAATAATTTGAAGAGCTCACAGGGACTTCGATCTATCGTGCCGATGGAACCTTATTATATGGTGGTTGCAGGCAAAACAGATGCAGAAACGCTGGAAGCGGAAATCATTGCTGAAAGTATGGCTGCCTCAGATCCTTTATCATTGTTATCTCCAGATGAAGCACCCTACCTTGGAAAGTATGATGAGTTCATCCCACATGAATTGCTTCGCAAGGCTTTTTCCTTGGATGGACTAGATGTTCCTGGGCTGCTTGAAGTGCTAAAACACTGGCGGCAACCACAGTAA
- a CDS encoding ATP-binding protein: MDVLKIPKRMTTALVNSLTAGVVPRIGLEHIAVGRRPEIEAILRDMDNIAEGGAAFKLITGKFGSGKSFLLQMIRNYAMDRDFVVADADLSPERRLVGTKGQGLATYRELMSHLSTRTRPDGGALEIILQKWIISLQQSVMQENEYGPDHPQLGDEVEKRIYAVASEMRGLVHGFDFAKVLASYWNAHKLADDELKQDSLRWLRGEFATRTEARKALGVGVIIDDDNWYDYMKLWAEFTSAIGYKGLLLFIDEGVNLYKITNSISRQSNYEKLLTMFNDTMQGKAESLGIFIGGTPQFVEDGRRGLFSYEALRSRLVAGRYGAAGLNNFTGPIIALDMLSHEEILILLQKLRDIHALHYGYEAQLTQEQLVHFMEEAVGRLGADELLTPREVVRDFMDLLHTLHQHPEISFEKLVGERTSKPADTEQNELDGFLAEFEL, translated from the coding sequence ATGGACGTTTTGAAAATTCCTAAACGTATGACGACAGCGCTAGTTAATTCACTGACAGCCGGTGTGGTTCCACGTATCGGACTAGAACATATAGCCGTTGGTCGTCGGCCAGAGATTGAAGCAATCTTGAGAGATATGGACAATATCGCGGAGGGTGGAGCGGCCTTTAAGCTGATTACAGGCAAATTCGGTAGCGGTAAAAGCTTTCTTTTGCAGATGATCCGTAATTATGCGATGGATCGGGATTTTGTAGTAGCCGATGCGGATCTATCCCCTGAAAGAAGATTGGTGGGAACAAAAGGACAAGGTCTTGCTACATATCGAGAGCTGATGAGTCATTTGTCTACCCGGACGCGTCCAGATGGAGGTGCACTGGAGATTATTTTGCAAAAATGGATCATTTCGCTTCAGCAGTCTGTGATGCAAGAGAATGAATATGGCCCTGATCACCCCCAGCTTGGAGACGAGGTAGAGAAACGAATCTATGCTGTAGCCTCCGAAATGCGCGGTTTGGTGCATGGATTTGATTTTGCCAAAGTGCTGGCTTCTTATTGGAATGCACATAAGCTCGCTGACGATGAATTGAAGCAAGATTCCCTTCGCTGGCTAAGAGGTGAATTCGCTACTCGAACGGAAGCACGAAAAGCACTTGGTGTTGGCGTGATTATTGATGATGATAATTGGTATGATTATATGAAGCTGTGGGCAGAATTCACTTCTGCTATCGGTTATAAGGGACTGCTGTTGTTCATAGACGAAGGCGTCAACCTCTACAAAATCACGAACAGTATCTCACGTCAGAGTAATTATGAGAAGCTGCTTACGATGTTCAACGATACGATGCAGGGCAAGGCAGAAAGCCTAGGAATTTTTATAGGGGGGACTCCGCAGTTTGTGGAGGATGGACGGCGTGGATTATTTAGTTATGAAGCGCTGCGTTCTAGATTAGTTGCAGGAAGATACGGTGCAGCAGGTCTGAATAATTTCACTGGACCTATTATTGCACTGGACATGCTCTCACACGAAGAAATCCTAATCCTTTTGCAAAAGCTTAGAGATATTCATGCGCTACATTATGGTTATGAAGCACAGTTAACACAGGAACAATTGGTTCATTTTATGGAAGAAGCTGTGGGCAGATTAGGGGCAGACGAGCTCCTGACACCGCGTGAAGTGGTACGTGATTTCATGGATCTACTTCACACTTTGCACCAGCATCCGGAGATTTCATTCGAGAAGCTAGTGGGCGAACGAACCTCTAAACCTGCTGATACTGAGCAAAACGAGTTGGATGGATTCCTCGCGGAGTTTGAATTATGA
- a CDS encoding TerB N-terminal domain-containing protein: MNKDRKQPHFTELVWESTEQNVPIPPRNSSESALPKRSSANKEKPKTSSEPSLQLQLWDLETDTPEPVTTTEGQFVTRAKELEHRTEDSALYVPFKSYWPTYGHMTGTQSRWYFYWRNEVRQGRYPKTDLSYIFLHVYELINGVGWKDPYDGYKQLSQIWEAYRENYKRLDQYLGGWIADYSFVHHLDVPLSLIVARSRGLAGDLAELELERCLTVAPEQLTFTVLTAMSDYDISKSKFYMGEGKEALERYIPQVVALINAYVTRKHGSNLVEMFPPGPSVMRERYLFRSAVYDISLYGYSVLIPVVRISKSAPLRSLITRLFRLTENKLRELMGYRGRLKGVNVDADMDDLITRFLKREFEKEKLEDKGPAVVIDREKLERLQSDSEIVRTMLTVEEMNELEELEDSGFEITNEESELEEVVQKEEFEDIEDEIIVPLQSLEPELTIEEIQSANVDTEWEQFAKALSPLQHEALLALINEDGTQTIQKLAAVNGTMSELLIDEINDIAMDILGDLIIDVEEIAEEYKIYLLNI, translated from the coding sequence ATGAATAAGGATAGGAAGCAGCCTCATTTTACGGAACTAGTCTGGGAAAGTACGGAACAAAATGTTCCGATACCCCCGCGAAATTCATCAGAATCAGCGCTGCCTAAGAGATCTTCTGCAAATAAAGAGAAGCCCAAAACATCTTCTGAGCCTTCTCTGCAGTTACAGCTTTGGGATCTAGAGACTGACACCCCGGAGCCTGTGACAACAACCGAAGGTCAGTTTGTAACAAGAGCGAAGGAATTGGAACATAGAACCGAGGATTCGGCACTATATGTTCCATTTAAGAGTTACTGGCCCACGTATGGTCATATGACAGGCACACAAAGTAGATGGTATTTTTATTGGCGTAACGAAGTTAGACAGGGTAGATATCCAAAAACGGATCTTTCATATATATTTCTTCATGTGTATGAGCTTATTAATGGTGTAGGTTGGAAAGATCCTTATGATGGCTATAAGCAGCTCAGTCAAATCTGGGAAGCTTATCGAGAAAATTATAAACGTCTAGATCAATATTTGGGCGGTTGGATTGCGGACTACTCGTTTGTTCATCATTTGGATGTGCCTCTATCTTTAATCGTTGCTCGTTCACGCGGTCTTGCCGGTGATCTGGCAGAGCTAGAGTTAGAGAGATGTCTTACTGTAGCTCCTGAGCAGCTAACCTTTACGGTATTAACAGCAATGTCGGACTACGATATTAGTAAATCGAAGTTTTATATGGGGGAAGGTAAAGAAGCCCTCGAACGATATATTCCGCAGGTAGTGGCATTAATCAACGCTTATGTTACGCGGAAACATGGCTCGAATCTGGTTGAAATGTTCCCGCCTGGTCCCTCAGTGATGCGGGAGCGTTATTTATTCCGTAGCGCCGTATATGATATTTCGTTATATGGCTATTCTGTACTTATACCGGTTGTGCGTATTAGTAAATCTGCACCACTTCGAAGTTTGATTACAAGGCTATTTCGATTGACTGAGAATAAATTACGTGAACTGATGGGATATCGAGGTCGGCTCAAAGGGGTTAACGTGGATGCGGATATGGATGACCTAATCACTCGTTTCCTGAAGCGGGAGTTTGAGAAAGAGAAACTGGAGGATAAGGGTCCAGCAGTAGTCATTGACCGTGAGAAGCTTGAAAGACTGCAAAGTGATTCCGAGATTGTACGAACCATGCTTACGGTTGAGGAAATGAATGAGCTGGAGGAACTTGAGGATAGCGGTTTTGAGATTACTAATGAGGAATCCGAGCTTGAAGAAGTAGTACAAAAAGAAGAATTTGAAGATATTGAGGATGAAATCATTGTACCGCTCCAGTCTCTTGAGCCTGAATTAACGATAGAAGAAATTCAATCTGCAAACGTAGATACGGAGTGGGAGCAGTTCGCTAAGGCTTTAAGTCCACTCCAGCATGAAGCGCTCCTTGCGCTTATAAACGAGGATGGAACACAAACCATACAGAAGCTAGCGGCTGTAAACGGCACAATGTCAGAGCTCTTGATTGATGAGATCAATGACATCGCAATGGACATTCTAGGTGATTTGATCATAGATGTTGAAGAAATTGCAGAGGAATATAAAATTTATCTGCTTAATATTTAA
- a CDS encoding MFS transporter, whose amino-acid sequence MTLLRNPKQRKLLFSAGLSWMFDAMDVGMISFVVAALAKDWSLGPEQIGILTSINSVGMAVGAAAAGILADRFGRKPILLWTLLIFSAASGLSAFATGFGILCVLRFIAGFGLGGELPVASTLVSESMPARERGRAVVLLESFWAVGWIASALIAFFVIPDYGWRVAFGIGAVPALYALYLRRAIDDSPKFAEIKKAPVSLKKRIATVWSPEYRRSTIMLWILWFTVVFSYYGMFLWLPTVMVLKGFSLVKSFEYVLIMTLAQLPGYFTAAYFIEKFGRKFVLVIYMLFTAVSAAWFGNATTEGMLMAAGICLSFFNLGAWGGMYAYTPELYPTAIRSTGAGLATSFGRIGGIIAPLLVGVLVGKSIAIGSIFMLFFVTIIIGALAVLFLGKETKGTELL is encoded by the coding sequence ATGACACTGCTGCGGAATCCAAAACAAAGGAAACTGCTCTTCAGCGCAGGCTTAAGCTGGATGTTCGACGCGATGGACGTTGGGATGATTTCTTTTGTTGTCGCGGCTTTAGCCAAGGATTGGAGTCTGGGACCGGAGCAGATCGGTATATTGACAAGTATTAACTCCGTGGGCATGGCTGTAGGTGCCGCAGCGGCAGGAATATTAGCAGATCGCTTTGGACGTAAACCGATACTACTGTGGACACTCCTGATTTTCTCGGCCGCAAGTGGATTGTCGGCTTTTGCTACAGGCTTCGGAATACTCTGTGTACTCAGGTTTATCGCTGGGTTTGGACTTGGCGGGGAGCTGCCTGTCGCCTCAACATTAGTGTCTGAAAGTATGCCTGCCCGTGAGAGAGGCCGTGCGGTTGTGCTGCTGGAGAGCTTTTGGGCGGTTGGATGGATCGCTTCTGCATTAATTGCATTCTTCGTCATTCCTGATTATGGCTGGCGTGTAGCATTCGGTATTGGTGCTGTTCCCGCTCTGTATGCGCTATATTTAAGACGAGCAATAGACGATTCACCGAAGTTTGCAGAGATTAAGAAAGCGCCTGTGTCCTTGAAAAAACGTATCGCAACGGTATGGTCACCAGAGTATCGTCGTTCTACTATTATGCTGTGGATTTTATGGTTTACCGTGGTGTTTTCGTATTATGGCATGTTTCTGTGGTTACCTACAGTTATGGTTCTTAAAGGCTTTAGCTTGGTTAAAAGCTTTGAATACGTGCTTATCATGACACTCGCACAGCTGCCTGGTTACTTTACTGCCGCTTATTTCATCGAAAAGTTCGGCCGTAAGTTTGTCTTAGTCATTTATATGCTGTTCACTGCTGTCAGTGCTGCATGGTTTGGTAATGCAACTACAGAAGGTATGCTAATGGCTGCGGGGATTTGCTTATCGTTCTTTAATCTCGGAGCATGGGGCGGCATGTACGCTTATACACCAGAGTTGTACCCAACAGCTATTCGTTCGACAGGGGCTGGTTTAGCAACTTCCTTTGGCCGGATTGGTGGTATCATCGCACCTTTACTAGTAGGGGTGCTGGTAGGTAAATCTATAGCTATTGGCTCGATCTTCATGTTGTTTTTTGTAACGATTATTATCGGTGCATTAGCAGTGCTCTTCCTAGGAAAAGAGACAAAGGGAACGGAGCTTCTGTAG
- a CDS encoding DUF1836 domain-containing protein codes for MESFALTRVEMSSLLLSLTGLSDRKPLNILQEAWTKFHLDEIEKGTSLPAFLSTDVPPILQKIIKGDNVKGFSLGEIATLGHLIEYSTLTVTTMQNWVKRDFKEYLGSPREGKKYSVNQAALLFMIDDLKSALNFESIRQLFRLMFLKPDRDDDDLIEPAKLYYAYAGLFEEIKSNPTIQTQCKVDQLLHKEFSWKEDSLLRNSTDRVINRLTHLTRSQRESVRNILLIATIAVQTCYFQSLARQYFNAALFLDF; via the coding sequence ATGGAATCATTTGCATTGACTCGTGTGGAGATGTCCAGTCTTCTGCTCTCATTGACCGGATTATCAGACCGGAAACCGCTGAATATCCTCCAAGAGGCATGGACTAAATTTCATCTTGATGAAATAGAAAAGGGGACTTCGTTACCCGCTTTTTTATCTACAGATGTTCCACCCATTTTACAAAAGATCATTAAGGGCGATAATGTTAAAGGCTTTTCACTTGGTGAAATTGCTACATTAGGCCATCTTATAGAGTATTCCACGTTGACTGTGACAACTATGCAGAACTGGGTAAAGCGTGACTTTAAGGAGTATCTCGGTTCTCCAAGAGAAGGAAAGAAGTATTCAGTGAATCAGGCGGCGCTTCTATTTATGATCGATGATCTCAAATCTGCCCTTAATTTCGAAAGTATCCGTCAGCTATTCCGATTAATGTTCTTAAAGCCAGATCGAGACGATGATGATCTCATAGAACCGGCAAAACTGTATTATGCATATGCTGGACTTTTTGAGGAGATCAAGAGTAATCCGACTATACAAACGCAATGCAAGGTAGATCAACTGTTGCATAAAGAGTTTTCATGGAAAGAGGATTCCCTGCTTAGAAATTCCACAGATCGTGTAATCAATCGTCTGACGCATCTAACTAGATCTCAGAGAGAATCTGTCCGCAATATACTGCTGATAGCTACGATTGCTGTTCAGACCTGTTATTTTCAATCTCTTGCCAGACAATACTTTAATGCTGCTTTATTTCTTGATTTTTGA
- a CDS encoding hemolysin family protein has protein sequence MGIGLSLTLVAILIILTAFFVATEFALVRLRGSQISQMVIDGKKNALAVQRVSANLDGYLSACQLGITITALGIGALAEPAFEQLLLPVFDWANISSSVSHPLAFAFAFIIATFLHVVVGELAPKTVAINIPERIGQITSPLIIWFYRILYPLIWFMNGSANLLVRLFGMKPASEHGDAHSEDEIRLILSESYESGKINKAEYGYVNRIFTFDEMLAKEIMVPRTDMVCLFTNHSLKENFEIIRKEQYTRFPVAEGSKDNIIGMINTKQLYLQYDNNPDFDFKSLIQPVLTVSEVTPVKNLLTRMQMERVHIALLLDEYGGTSGLITIEDILEEIVGEIRDEFDGDERREVEKISDTNYLFDGKVSLIEVKELTGLDFEDEEVTTIGGWLYSHIPDPAVGKSIVHDHVTLIIREMNRYRVRKVEVIIETTENTESSEVEHS, from the coding sequence ATGGGTATAGGACTTAGTTTGACGTTGGTGGCTATTTTGATTATTTTAACCGCTTTTTTTGTAGCAACGGAATTTGCATTGGTGAGACTTAGAGGTAGCCAGATCAGTCAAATGGTGATCGATGGAAAGAAGAATGCGTTAGCTGTACAACGGGTTTCCGCTAATCTTGACGGATACTTATCCGCGTGTCAGCTCGGGATTACGATCACTGCTCTGGGTATTGGTGCACTAGCAGAACCGGCATTTGAGCAACTGCTCCTTCCGGTATTCGACTGGGCTAACATTAGTTCAAGTGTGAGTCACCCTCTTGCGTTTGCATTTGCATTCATTATTGCAACATTCCTACACGTCGTTGTCGGTGAACTTGCTCCGAAGACGGTAGCTATAAACATTCCGGAAAGAATTGGTCAAATTACATCACCGCTGATTATTTGGTTCTACAGAATTTTGTACCCACTCATTTGGTTTATGAACGGTTCCGCAAATTTGCTTGTTCGCCTTTTCGGGATGAAGCCTGCCAGTGAGCATGGAGACGCACATAGTGAAGACGAGATTCGTTTGATCTTGTCCGAGAGCTATGAAAGTGGAAAAATCAATAAAGCTGAATATGGCTATGTAAACCGTATCTTTACTTTTGATGAGATGTTGGCTAAAGAAATCATGGTTCCACGAACCGATATGGTATGTCTTTTCACCAATCATTCATTGAAAGAAAATTTCGAGATTATCCGCAAGGAACAATATACTCGTTTCCCGGTTGCAGAGGGTAGCAAGGATAATATCATCGGAATGATCAATACAAAACAGCTTTATTTGCAATATGATAACAATCCTGATTTTGATTTCAAAAGCTTGATCCAGCCTGTCCTGACCGTATCTGAGGTAACACCTGTTAAGAATCTTTTAACACGTATGCAAATGGAGCGGGTGCATATCGCCCTGCTGCTTGATGAATATGGCGGAACGTCTGGACTCATTACGATTGAAGATATTTTAGAAGAAATCGTTGGTGAAATTCGAGATGAATTTGACGGTGATGAACGCAGAGAAGTTGAGAAAATTAGCGATACAAATTATCTGTTCGACGGTAAGGTATCTCTAATTGAGGTCAAGGAACTCACCGGTCTTGATTTCGAAGATGAGGAAGTGACTACTATTGGAGGCTGGCTATACAGCCATATCCCAGATCCAGCCGTTGGTAAAAGTATTGTTCATGACCACGTAACCTTAATCATTCGTGAGATGAACAGATATCGTGTACGCAAGGTTGAAGTCATCATTGAGACTACAGAGAACACTGAATCTTCAGAGGTAGAGCATTCATAA
- a CDS encoding GNAT family N-acetyltransferase has product MMVTLKVLIPEDAEELLRLQHQLDQETKFMLLEPDERQSSLHQVKEMIESFASTDTSILIGAEVDNSLIGFMSIRGGSVRRNRHSAYIVIGILRQYQGQGIGAALFRELDRWARDTEIVRLELTVMTHNELAISLYIKNGFEIEGTKRKSLVIDGQWLDEYYMSKILVQEKRIEDQI; this is encoded by the coding sequence ATGATGGTTACCCTTAAAGTGCTGATTCCAGAGGATGCAGAGGAATTACTTCGTCTACAGCATCAGTTGGATCAGGAAACGAAATTTATGTTATTAGAACCTGATGAACGACAATCAAGTCTTCATCAGGTCAAAGAGATGATCGAAAGCTTCGCTTCAACAGATACTTCAATCCTTATTGGCGCAGAGGTAGATAACTCTTTGATTGGTTTTATGTCGATTAGAGGTGGAAGTGTTAGACGCAATCGCCATAGTGCGTACATAGTCATTGGCATTCTAAGACAATATCAAGGTCAGGGAATCGGCGCGGCTCTATTTCGAGAGTTGGATAGATGGGCTAGGGATACTGAAATTGTTAGACTTGAGCTAACAGTCATGACACATAATGAGCTGGCTATATCTCTTTATATCAAAAATGGGTTTGAGATCGAAGGGACGAAAAGAAAATCGCTTGTGATTGATGGCCAGTGGTTAGATGAATATTACATGAGTAAGATTCTGGTACAAGAAAAAAGGATAGAGGATCAGATTTAA